One Plasmodium cynomolgi strain B DNA, chromosome 12, whole genome shotgun sequence genomic region harbors:
- a CDS encoding hypothetical protein (putative): MKDGQGDLTLENIANVKIKAYRNNSIYANDKAEEGKKDKRDSFYSVYILTYIKHIVRIKANLALHGGLYSNYFEKYEEESISNIMLENLLSKEGRGKQGCAGKQGGSGNSSGNNKQGGSGNSSGNNKQGGSGNSSGNNKQGGSGEAKGQDNQEEHKDLNYSIKELLKKLIKSYKIRENKIFLVTGMLGCGKTTCVSLAIEYFNKYLQIEKNMNRTSDKRSVGFLSADDNVSKKLYKKTPYTVKSYQKEEVSSYESSPEHARKKIKIHCDEPLFNFTPKKGGKSGSKSGSKSGGKSGGKSGGKNGDERGGKNGNRAAANGYSSYDYENVPSDDEPIQGIPHTWEESEAKMNAQQINMNIKNIFENNDLSPLRKNTNIRNKIQFEELLKENNRLPQVDTRSDDENPEFNEKYKKIVEEIKKEEKEQRCIYTIRISAYLYRDDVQCIRSILSQLQNYVDEAESKLEGNLLLNDYIIKLEKLLIQINNEKKQTLLIIENVEKFCLQTKQNLLYTLFDLLHRKNICINIICLTNVLDITQTLEKRIKSRFTFEMLHISPILNIEEISKLVYKILYVNLDDFHLIKKYYSVYFTYVDLIKIQRFLQIYNSTMQKEIADGLLLKQWSYDINYGLDIRHIYHTCVDAILSICEYRHILSGERGGDGNRQEGGNNLHKDPFQKNALLDSHSEHTSSASDQEGEYFKKDTSNSIDCEVNLHAEGEASQYNHFLEGEQLREASPMKGRGSSVNEHSQLGSEKLGIFSKEKKTNLEYLREQRPGKLDCTPVKRNLQQDFTAEGKHAGGRDGQFHLDMNMDMSPRKLKENIKLKSKVESQYILNNVQSKFIRRHYIKKVLRDLCTIEYMILCAFTRLYKKELLPKTLYVILLEINKFKQAYPQEQIVGFSMDAYRRSFFRHLNIKNFSNDLFGLHEPTKFPCYDIFLENIESYNLNHNLIQWVKHNTEVMQ; encoded by the exons ATGAAAGACGGGCAGGGGGACCTCACGCTGGAAAATATTGCGAACGTGAAGATTAAGGCATATCGAAATAATAGCATTTATGCAAATGACAAAGCGGAGGAGGGAAAGAAGGACAAGCGCGACAGCTTCTACAGTGTGTACATTCTGACGTACATAAAGCACATCGTGCGGATAAAGGCCAACTTAGCTCTGCACGGGGGGCTTTACAGCAACTACTTTGAGAAGTATGAGGAGGAGTCCATCTCGAATATCATGCTGGAGAATTTGCTCTCCAAGGAGGGGCGCGGCAAGCAGGGTTGCGCTGGCAAACAGGGCGGAAGCGGTAACTCGAGTGGAAATAACAAACAGGGCGGAAGCGGTAACTCGAGTGGAAATAACAAACAGGGCGGAAGTGGTAACTCGAGTGGAAATAACAAACAGGGCGGAAGCGGAGAAGCAAAGGGGCAGGATAACCAGGAGGAGCACAAGGATCTGAACTACTCCATCAAGGAGCTCCTCAAGAAACTTATCAAGTCGTACAAAATCAGggagaacaaaatttttcttgtcaCGGGAATGCTGGGATGCGGAAAAACCACCTGCGTAAGTTTGGCCATCGAGTACtttaacaaatatttacaaatagAAAAGAACATGAATCGGACAAGCGACAAACGGAGCGTGGGGTTCCTCTCAGCGGATGACAATGTGAGTAAGAAGTTGTACAAGAAGACGCCGTATACCGTGAAAAGCTACCAGAAGGAGGAGGTCTCCAGCTACGAGTCGTCTCCGGAGCACGCCAGGAAGAAGATTAAGATTCACTGCGACGAGCCACTTTTTAACTTCACCCCGAAGAAGGGGGGCAAGAGTGGCAGTAAGAGTGGCAGTAAGAGTGGCGGCAAGAGTGGCGGCAAGAGTGGCGGCAAGAATGGCGACGAACGTGGCGGCAAGAACGGCAACAGGGCAGCCGCAAACGGATACAGCAGCTACGACTATGAGAACGTCCCATCCGATGATGAGCCGATCCAGGGGATACCCCACACGTGGGAAGAAAGTGAAGCCAAAATGAATGCGCAACAAATCAACATGAACATAAAGAACATATTCGAAAACAACGACCTGTCCCCCctgagaaaaaacacaaacataCGCAACAAAATTCAGTTTGAGGAACTGTTGAAGGAGAATAATCGTTTACCCCAAGTAGACACCCGAAGTGATGATGAGAATCCcgaatttaatgaaaaatataaaaaaattgtagaagaaataaagaaggaagaaaaggaacagaGGTGCATTTACACCATCAGAATTAGTGCATACCTCTACAGAGACGATGTGCAATGCATCAGGTCGATTCTGAGCCAACTTCAAAATTATGTGGATGAAGCAGAATCAAAGTTGGAAGGTAATTTGCTACTAAACGATTATATtatcaaattggaaaaattactCATCCagataaataatgaaaaaaaacaaactctCCTCATTATCGAAAATGTTGAAAAGTTTTGTCTACAAACTAAGCAAAATTTGTTATATACTCTCTTCGACTTActacacagaaaaaatatttgcattaACATCATATGCCTGACAAACGTTTTGGATATTACTCAaactttggaaaaaagaataaaatcaAGGTTCACATTTGAAATGCTGCAtatttctcccattttgaatatcgaagaaatttcaaaattggtttacaaaatattgtaTGTAAATTTAGACGACTTCCACCTTATCAAGAAATACTACTCTGTTTATTTTACTTACGTAGACTTGATAAAGATCCAAAGGTTCTTGCAGATTTATAATTCCACTATGCAGAAGGAGATAGCCGATGGGCTTCTCCTAAAGCAGTGGTCCTACGACATCAACTATGGACTCGACATCAGGCATATCTACCACACTTGTGTGGATGCCATTTTGTCTATATGCGAGTATAGACATATTCTTAGTGGAGAACGGGGCGGAGATGGAAACCGCCAAGAAGGGGGGAATAACCTCCACAAGGATCCCTTCCAGAAGAACGCTCTTCTGGACTCCCACTCAGAACATACTTCCTCAGCATCTGATCAGGAAGGAGAATACTTCAAGAAGGACACCTCAAATTCGATCGATTGCGAGGTGAATTTACATGCAGAAGGGGAGGCCTCCCAGTATAATCACTTTTTGGAGGGGGAACAGTTGAGAGAGGCCTCCCCAATGAAGGGTAGAGGTAGCAGCGTGAATGAGCATAGCCAACTGGGCAGTGAAAAATTGGGCATTTTCtccaaggagaaaaaaactaacTTGGAGTACCTGCGAGAACAGAGACCAGGGAAGTTAGACTGCACCCCAGTTAAGAGAAACCTCCAACAAGATTTTACAGCGGAGGGAAAACATGCGGGAGGTCGAGATGGACAATTCCATCTAGATATGAATATGGATATGAGTCCAAGGAagttaaaggaaaatattaaattaaaaagcaaAGTCGAAAGTCAATACATTTTAAACAACGTACAGTCCAAGTTCATCAGGAGAcactacataaaaaaagtgctgcGAGATCTGTGCACCATTGAATATATGATCCTATGTGCATTCACAAGGTTGTACAAAAAAGAGTTACTTCCTAAAACGTTGTATGTTATTTTGCtagaaattaacaaatttaaacaaGCCTATCCGCAAGAACAGATTGTTGGTTTTTCAATGGATGCCTACAGACGATCCTTCTTTCG CCATttgaatattaaaaattttagtaacGACTTGTTTGGTCTACATGAGCCAACCAAGTTCCCTTGCTACGACATCTTCCTTGAGAACATTGAGTCATATAATTTGAACCACAACTTGATTCAGTGGGTGAAGCACAACACGGAGGTGATGCAGTGA
- a CDS encoding hypothetical protein (putative): protein MYIIPECCICRLSLKNNLCVEKNCGNVFHYSCMKQWIGVQKSCPLCKSTCCKKNLLFIHYEINEENKMPIMDESYMNKNKNELYEDLVKFEAELIKTQNENEKYSFEILTLTNKNKILSDTINQNNIKIDQEKNEKLKLKELKDEYLKEKILLSTKIQEYDKELKKYKIIEKYLNDLNKEDLNKINLLFGFNVLTIEEQQNVILNYLKNSLSTQKKSELIVKQLKEDITQKDDQIQNLKEKLYTYKLQHDIAEEDNLDRQPMNERGENDMQTIKIKSKVIRRVKTLDSGMKVDVRRPGPAPYSKSKTSGTNVVGSNEQSGSQVWSNPLSGGQLGSGQLSGGPRNNSQDFLNFIDKKINNTPEHINVTPRKRKFHSIEIDLFRNKSVDKFFSDLAEKNNSGECKDLDEVYSIPTDSGNTKSSQSSFKPPTGASASLKQSSVFEVKYAGWCPHFDSYTPS from the exons atgtacattatCCCTGAATGCTGCATATGTAGGCTcagcttaaaaaataatctgtgtgtagaaaaaaactgCGGAAATGTATTCCACTATAGTTGTATGAAGCAATGGATAGGTGTCCAAAAATCCTGTCCCCTCTGCAAAAGCACGTGCTGCAAAAAGAATCTGCTATTTATACACTATGAAATTAacgaggaaaataaaatgcccATTATGGACGAAAGCTacatgaacaaaaataaaaatgagctgTATGAAGATTTAGTTAAGTTCGAAGCGGAATTGATcaaaacacaaaatgaaaatgaaaaatattcctttGAAATTTTAACCTTAAcaaataagaataaaattttaagtgaCACTATCAACCAAAATAACATCAAAATTGAtcaggagaaaaatgaaaaattaaaactgaAGGAATTGAAGGATGAatatttgaaggaaaaaatattgctcTCTACAAAAATACAGGAATATGACaaggaattgaaaaaatacaaaattatcgaaaaatatttaaatgattTAAACAAAGAAGacttaaataaaattaatttactctTTGGATTTAACGTATTAACAATAGAGGAACAGCAAAATGTGATTTTAAATTATCTCAAAAATAGCCTCAGCACCCAGAAGAAAAGCGAGTTAATTGTGAAGCAGCTTAAAGAAGATATCACACAGAAAGATGATCAAATACAAAACTTGAAGGAGAAGCTGTACACGTACAAACTCCAACATGACATTGCGGAGGAAGACAATTTAGACAGGCAGCCAATGAATGAGCGGGGGGAAAACGACATGCAGAcgattaaaattaaaagtaaaGTCATTCGGAGGGTCAAAACGTTGGACTCCGGCATGAAAGTGGATGTGAGACGGCCAGGCCCAGCTCCGTACAGTAAATCCAAGACGAGCGGCACCAACGTGGTGGGCAGCAACGAGCAGAGTGGCAGCCAGGTGTGGAGCAATCCGTTAAGCGGTGGGCAGTTGGGCAGCGGGCAGTTGAGTGGCGGCCCCCGAAACAACAGCCAAGACTTCTTAAACTTCATCgacaaaaaaatcaacaacACCCCTGAGCACATCAATGTCACCCCCAGGAAGAGGAAGTTTCACTCAATCGAAATTGACCTCTTTAGGAACAAGTCCGtggacaaattttttagcGACCTCGCTGAAAAGAACAATTCTGGTGAATGCAAGGACCTGGATGAGGTGTACTCCATTCCAACTGACTCGGGGAACACCAAGAGTTCGCAGAGCAGCTTCAAGCCGCCCACAGGAGCTTCCGCCTCGCTCAAGCAA AGCTCTGTGTTCGAAGTTAAATACGCCGGGTGGTGTCCCCACTTTGACAGCTACACACCTTCGTAG